The region CACACCTTCAGAGCGACCAATCCAGTTGCGCTGCATGGTTTTAACTTGCTCAGGCCAGCCTTCTAGCTGATCTAAGTCGTTTAATAACTCTTCGGCGTAATCTGTGATCTTGATAAACCACTGTGGAATTTCTTTGCGCTCAACGATAGCACCTGAGCGCCAGCCACGACCGTCGATGACTTGTTCGTTAGCCAACACGGTTTGGTCCACTGGATCCCAGTTTACGGTGGCGTTTTTCTTGTAAACTAAGCCTTTTTCATAAAGCTTAGTGAAGAACCACTGTTCCCAGCGGTAGTAATCTTTTTGACACGTAGCGAATTCGCGATCCCAGTCGTAGCCAAAACCCAGAGATTGCAGTTGACCGCGCATATAATCAATGTTTTGGTAAGTCCACTTTGCAGGTGCTGAGTTGTTTTTGATCGCTGCGTTTTCTGCTGGTAAACCAAAGGCATCCCAACCCATAGGTTGTAAGACGTTTTTACCTTGCATACGTTGGTAGCGAGAAATTACATCACCCAAGCTGTAGTTGCGCACGTGACCCATGTGCAGGCGACCGCTAGGGTATGGGAACATAGACAGGCAGTAGAATTTCTCTTTGCCTGGCTTTTCTTGTGCTTTAAAGGTTTTGTTGTCAGTCCAGAACTGCTGAACTTCTGCTTCAATCGATTGGGGATTGTATGTGGATTCCATCAATTAATTTCTCAAATACTCAGAAGAGGGTGCCTAAGCCTTAATCCGCAGCCTTGTATGGTTACTTTTTCGCTAACTAACGGAAAGTAACTAATGTCAAGTAAACAAGCGTTAAATTACTATTTAATCGTGCTTTAAATGGCGGCATTGGCGGCGTGTTAAATTTTGCCGCATAGAATACCTTATCCTGCTAGGAAACAACAAGTTTAATCCGGTTATTTGAGCCGCTCACAGCGCCCTTGTGAGTTACCTGAAAATACAAGAATTTAGTCTGCTGTCTATACTCATAGGTAATTGTCAGGGTGATTGATTGAGGAGTGGTGATGGCTGAACACAACCAACTAGATACTATCTATCAAAAGCTTACCAATTGGCTGCAAGATATTCAGCAACACGAAGTGCGCCAGTTAATTGATGTCGTCGAAGAAGCGAAAGCGCTAGCACATGCAGCGGAAAGTTTATCACAAGAGCGTGTTGGCCAGTTTGTCGATAATCTAAGCTACGATTTAAAAGAGTTTACCGAGCAATGGCAGCAAGACTCGGCAAATTCAGTGTATTTGGGATTACTTAACGAGACTTGGTGGGATTCAGTGGCAAAAGCGGCGGATAAATCACAAATAGAATGGGCGGAATTGCCGGACGATTTTGCTCATCACGGCGTCTATCAAACTGGCGATTATATTGGCTTTGGCGTATTGGTTTGTCGGCAATGTGAAGCATCGCTGACGATTTCTCATTTCTCGCAAGTCGCCGATTGTGCCAAGTGTGGGCACGATAAGTTTTATCGACAGCCGCTATCTCCTTAGTTTTCGGTAAAGAGGATTGTTCAAGTAAATGAAACTTACTTTCTAGTGCAGATAGGGCGGGGTTAAATTGCTGCTAACTAGATTGCGTTGGTTGATAAGTAACCACCTGTCAAAGCCAAGGGTAAATTACCTTTGCTCTTGGCAGGCAAGCGAGTAAACTGGCGATAATACTAACAAAATTTGAACACGTTTCATTTGAGTTCCTGCATGAGTTTATCCGCTGTTAGCTGCCTGCTAAAACCAAACCAATTAACTGCCAATTTATCAGAGGCGATGTTTATCAGCTCTGAGCGCGCCATTGAGCGCCAGCCCTTTGTCGGGCACGAACGTGCAAAAGAGGCGTTGGAGTTTGGTTTATCAATGGAAGCCATTGGCTTTAATGTCTTCGCGATGGGCGATCACGGTACCGGCCGACAAACCTTGATCAAACAAATGCTAAACGAAGTCGCAGGTGAGCAAACCACGCCTTCTGAGTGGTGTTATATCAATAATTTTGATGATAACCACGCTCCTTATCGCTTGTATGTTAGCCCGGGCGATGGCAAACAATTATTGGCGCGTATCAATACCTTTATTGATGAGCTAATGGCGCTATTTCCGGAAATTTTTGATAACCCAGGATATCAACGTCAAAAGGCGGCGATCGATCGCGAGTTTAATCAAAAATATGATGAAGCGATTGGCACGGTTGAGCAAACCGCGCTGAGCCATAGCGTGGTGCTACACGAAGAGGGCGGCGAGATTGGTTTTTCGCCATTGGTGGACGGTAAACCCGTAAACGATAAAGAATTCGCGAACCTTTCAGAAGAAAAGCGCACTGAATTTTATAAAATTCTCGCGGCGCTGGAGACTTTATTATCGGAGCAGTTGATTGAACTGCCACTGTGGAAGCGCGAATCGTCAAATAAACTGAGAAAGCTCAAGTTTGAGACGGCTGATCACAGCATTCGCCCATTAATCAAAGAACTAGAGCACGAGTTTGCCAGTAATATTGGTGTGCTTAAATACCTGAGCAAGTTAAAAGAACACGCAGTAGACACAGTACTGGAAGTGCTGGCCGATGAAAGCGCGGAAAACACCAACGACAAAGACAATCGCAAATTGTTAGTTGAACACTTTTTGCCAAACCTGCTGGTGTCGCGCAAGCCTGATGAAGGCGCACCTGTGGTGTACGAGCAAAATCCAACGTTCCAAAACTTGTTTGGTCATATCGATTTTTCTACATTCCAAGGGGCAACCTACACCAGCTATCGCCAAATTCGCCCAGGGGCATTGCACAAGGCCAACGGCGGTTACTTAATTTTAGATGCCGATAAGCTACTCAATCAGCCATTGGTGTGGTCGCGCTTAAAGCTCGCGTTAAAAACGCAAAAGTTGGCGATCGAAACCCCCTACTCGGAAATGGGCGCGAGCGCGACGGTAACCCTACAGCCGCAAAAAATACCGCTTAATGTGAAAGTGATTTTGCTCGGCAGTTCAGATGTTTATTACATGCTGCAAGAGTATGATCAGGAATTTACTGAGCTATTTCGCGTGCTGGCCGATTTTGATCGCCATATCGATAATAATCATGCGAGTTTGAAAGCCTATGGCAATTTAATTCGTCGTCGAGCAAAGCAAAACGATTACCCAGAAGTGCTGGATGAGGCGATTGTCGAGTTAGTGCGCTATGCGCTGCGCCGCGCGGAACACCAACACAAGATTTCCGCCAATATTGTACAAATCAATGATTTACTGGACGAAGCCGTTTATTGTTGGCGAAAACAAACGCTGGAAAGCACGCTCACGGCTGAATTCGTCAAGTTAGCGTTAGCGGCTAAACAGCGCCGCACGGGCCGTTTAAGTGAAACTTGGTTAAGCGAAATTAAAGAGCGCCAAGTGCTGATCAACACCGAAGGGCAGAATGTCGGCAAGGTGAACGGGTTAACTGTACTGGAGATTGGCGACAGTGTGTTTGGTACGCCAGCGCGCATTACGGCAACCGTTTATGCGGGCAGTAATGGCGTAACCGATATTGAGCGTGAGGTAGATTTAGGTAAATCAATTCACTCAAAAGGGGTATTGCTACTAACGGGATATCTCGGTCATAAGTACGGTCAAGAATTTCCTGTCTCGATTTCTGCCAATATTGCGATTGAACAATCGTATGGCCATATCGATGGCGATAGTGCCTCAATGGCCGAGCTTTGTGTGCTAATTTCCGCAATCACGCAACTGCCAATTGAACAAAGCATTGCTATTACTGGTTCAATTAACCAACACGGTGAAGTGCAGTCGGTCGGTGGGGTTAACGAAAAAATCGAAGGTTTTTATCGCCTTTGTAAAGACAAGGGATTAACGGGCAAGCAAGGGGTGATCATCCCGCGCACTAACGTGATTAACCTGATGTTAGAGCAAGATGTGATTGATGCGGTCAAAGAGGGTAAATTTGCTATCTATGCGGTTGATTGCATCGATCAAGCGTTGGAGATTTTGATGGCGACACCTGCTGGCGAAATCAATCGCACAGGTCGTTACCCGCGTAAATC is a window of Thalassotalea euphylliae DNA encoding:
- a CDS encoding zinc ribbon-containing protein; translation: MAEHNQLDTIYQKLTNWLQDIQQHEVRQLIDVVEEAKALAHAAESLSQERVGQFVDNLSYDLKEFTEQWQQDSANSVYLGLLNETWWDSVAKAADKSQIEWAELPDDFAHHGVYQTGDYIGFGVLVCRQCEASLTISHFSQVADCAKCGHDKFYRQPLSP
- a CDS encoding ATP-binding protein, coding for MSLSAVSCLLKPNQLTANLSEAMFISSERAIERQPFVGHERAKEALEFGLSMEAIGFNVFAMGDHGTGRQTLIKQMLNEVAGEQTTPSEWCYINNFDDNHAPYRLYVSPGDGKQLLARINTFIDELMALFPEIFDNPGYQRQKAAIDREFNQKYDEAIGTVEQTALSHSVVLHEEGGEIGFSPLVDGKPVNDKEFANLSEEKRTEFYKILAALETLLSEQLIELPLWKRESSNKLRKLKFETADHSIRPLIKELEHEFASNIGVLKYLSKLKEHAVDTVLEVLADESAENTNDKDNRKLLVEHFLPNLLVSRKPDEGAPVVYEQNPTFQNLFGHIDFSTFQGATYTSYRQIRPGALHKANGGYLILDADKLLNQPLVWSRLKLALKTQKLAIETPYSEMGASATVTLQPQKIPLNVKVILLGSSDVYYMLQEYDQEFTELFRVLADFDRHIDNNHASLKAYGNLIRRRAKQNDYPEVLDEAIVELVRYALRRAEHQHKISANIVQINDLLDEAVYCWRKQTLESTLTAEFVKLALAAKQRRTGRLSETWLSEIKERQVLINTEGQNVGKVNGLTVLEIGDSVFGTPARITATVYAGSNGVTDIEREVDLGKSIHSKGVLLLTGYLGHKYGQEFPVSISANIAIEQSYGHIDGDSASMAELCVLISAITQLPIEQSIAITGSINQHGEVQSVGGVNEKIEGFYRLCKDKGLTGKQGVIIPRTNVINLMLEQDVIDAVKEGKFAIYAVDCIDQALEILMATPAGEINRTGRYPRKSIHGLALEKLNKFADILEGSEE